From Arachis hypogaea cultivar Tifrunner chromosome 3, arahy.Tifrunner.gnm2.J5K5, whole genome shotgun sequence:
GGCCATGAGGATGAGATTTCACTCAAGGCTTCTCATATTTACCtttaaagtaattaattaacTTGGCCCATTTATCCATTGCAACgggtttaagaaaaaaaaaaaacaataaaaggagCCTGGCGCATGCATGCCCTGTTGTTATATGAGTTCTTCACATTATCAAATATATATAGTGACTAAGGAGGTAGAGAAAGTTAGACAGCATAAGTGAACAATTAAAATTCACACACATTTTCAATGTTACTCGATCCATCCATATTCATTTAGGTACTGAGATGAGTATATTGAGGGACGTTAGCTTCAACTTCAACTTCAACCCTCTCTTCCATGCCTGAATTAATAGCCTTTTTCCTCCCCTGCCAATCATAAAAAAAACACGTTTACTCACACATCCACTTTACTCAAACTAGTATTATACACACTTACATTTTCATCTGGAACAACTGCATATTTCTCTGATAGCGGAAAGGGTCCTTTCCCTGATGACGGATACTCGTTTGAGGAGGATTCCATGTTTTGTCCAAAAGATCCGTCAAAGCTCAAGGCCTCAATTATCATGGGGCAATTCCTAGACATGATGAATGGATCgcattattatatattatgatCTTAATGATGTGCAGCAAGGCATGGAATTACAATACCGGTCAATGGTTTCCCCATGGCCAAGCTGTCCATTTGCACCTCTTCCCCAAGAATATAAATTTCCAGATTGAGTAACAGCGATTGTGTGCCTCCAACCACATGCAACCTCACTTACTTTCTGCTCCTGGGGAAACTTCACTTGCATTGGACAGCAACAATCAAAGTTGTGACCAACTCCAACCTGTCCAAACTAGTATTCACAAACAAACAGGTAGGTTATTACAATGCTCAATATGAATAGTAGAGAATTTAGAAAggcagaaagaaataaagtagtAACCTTGTTCCAACCCCAACCAAAAAGCAACCCATTAGAGGTGAGTGCCATAGTATGCCTCCAACCACCAGATACTTGAGAAATGAACATTTTGTTCAAGGCTTGAATCCTGCAAGGCACAAGACAGTCCTCAAAATCTCCATGTCCTAGCTGCCCATATTTGCTCCATCCAGTAGTGTACACTGCACCACTACATGACACACATATTGTGTGCCTCCAACCACAAGCAACCATTATCATCTTCTCACCCTGCAAAACACCCACACTTGCATATACTATTGTACATCACAACTACTTAACACCTATAAATGATGCTTAAGTATGTAAATAATTAATAGCATGTTACATCAACAGTGACTCTCTCAGGTATTGAGCGGTCATTGCGGTCTCCCAGTCCTAAGTTTCCATATCTGCCCCAACCCCATCCATACAAAACCCCATCTTCAGTAATTGCTGCACTGTGTTCAGCTCCAGCAGCAACCATTTTGATAGCTACTCCCTGCAACATGGTTATCATGCGTCCAAGTGATCCATGGAATCATTTTTTTTAGTAATGCCAACCAACTTTTTTCGGCCAACGTTAACcaacttttttaaaattgttgTGTTTATCTTTAATTCTAGACTCTAACTCATAAACCCTTAACTCTAAATCTTAGTTTCCTATAGGTTTTTTTTTCTTAGAAACAAGCTTCAACTTTGAAAATTGTAAACATTACCTGAAATTCTTGGACTTTTTGTGGCACAAGAGAGTCATTTGCTGTCCCAAGTCCAAGTTGACCATTTTGATTACGTCCCCAACTTCAAGTTCACAAAATAATGACATGTTAGAAATTCAGAACTAGCTCAACtttgaaaattattattttgattgcaTATTTTTTCTTCTATACACACTCAATAGTCAACACAATACCATCATAATAAAATTTGGGGAAGAAGAACAAACCTGAGGACCTCACCTTTGGTGGTGAGTGCTAAACAATGACTGTCCCCACAGGCAATTTGCTTTACCTTGAGACCATGTAATGCTGTAATTGGATGAGGAATCAGCAAGTCGCTGTGATCGCCATGACCCAACCTTCCAAAGTCACCCCTGCACATAAACCGGGGTTCAATTTGTGGGAAAAAAGACACAAGTAAAGAATTGGTTAGAGTTAAAGATGAGGAATAAATAATGTACCATCCCCAGCTATATACGCCCTTTCCTGAAACAGAATGTGCTACAGTGTGATCAGCTCCACAGGTAATGGATACTATGTCTTGACCCtccaaggcactcacttttgtcgGTAAGAGACGATCATCTGTGTCACCATGACCTAACTGTCCATCCTCTCCCCGCCCCCATGAGCATACAACATTTCCACCTGTTAACAAAATCAAACAACTAACACCTCATTCTGCAACAAATTCAAAGAATATAAATCAATAAATCCAATATGAATGCTTTAATATAAAGAGCTGCTACATTTGTATATTTGAAACATGTTCATAATGAACGCTTGCAATGCAGCATAACATAAAAGAGAGACAAAATacgaattgaagaagaagaaaaatgaagtgATGATGGTGTGCTTACTAAGAAGTGCAACAGAGTGGCTGGCACCGGCAGATATGAGAAGAACACGACGAGGTGGATCAGTGGCTTCAttcatcatctccttcttcttcttttctataaTACTCTTAACGGATTGTTGAGGACAAAGGAAAAAACTCGTCTGCTGTGCTGGCACTTTTTTGGGGGGTGAATCCAAAAACAAAATACAGACAACGACTACTAACAAGCTATGAATGTATATATATAACTCTTCCTCACATTGTACAATACACTAGTGTGCGACCGTGCGTCTCGTAGCAAATAAATGAATAGTAGgtgaaatattttattaaaatatgtaCTGTTTTTATCATTAATTTAGGAGAGTTAACAGTAGTAGGTAATAATgtcattaaattaaattaaaacgtGCATAGTTGGCATCTATGATTATATGGATTAGCTCCATATACAATGTATTGTATCACTATGATGTGCTCTCTAACAGGGTTGCTCCAATGCACGCGCTAACTTGATTTGCCAATTACAAGATATATTCAACAAGGGGTTTGGAAGGAACCCagccactcttttttttttttttacttctttttttcgGTGATTACCTCCATTGTTCATACTTGATCTTCATGATTAATCTCAAAGTATGAATCGTAATTCCCTAAATTACATCTATATAAATAACGAAATTACATCAATTTTTATGAAACTTATCTCattatattgaaaaaattaaGAAGTGTCACGATTcaattatttgtttttaaatgCATGACGTACGTGGGCCGATGTCTAATTTGGCGGGTATTGTTGACCCCAAGAAAGGATTAAAAACATGTGCAGCTACATAGTTGATTTACAATTTATGATATTATTTCTTTTTGTGGATTTTCATTCTCTTGTAAATTATTGGTataaaatctttataaaataattcaattatcaATTGTTATATTATTAAGAGTATTTAACTATAACAAAAACAtgcattaataataatatataattcaaaCTTAACCTTCATTTTATACTTTCTTTTCCCTTATAATTGTGAAATAGTCAACAATATTAGCTGAATTTGGTTCATCCACTTGCCTGCTCAAATTGAAGAGAAGATGAATAAGGATTTTAACATGAACTATTTAAATGGGTGAATTACTAAGATTACAGAGATGAAAAAtcggtgaaaaaaaaaaataccagtTACTCACTAAACAACCGTCAGACTTCATGCACTTGATCTATAGCTTAGCGATTTAGGTGGCATCTTATTAAAGCATGGAATTATATGTTTTAACCATTATTCTCTTCCACCTTTTATCGTATTTGTTAATAACaattaacaaacaaacaaaaattcgCAGTGTGGAAACTGCAACAAGTAGTTGTTCCCTGATTATAGTTTCTTACAGAGGTAAGCAACTTCAGCGAAGAAACAACACAGAAGAGAAGGGTGATtaacaaagttctgaaaatcgaaccagATGGATTGGTTCAATTGAATTAGTCAAAAATCAATCTCCTAGTTGGTTCGGTTAACTGAATAAATCCTCTTGTAAAAAATTGGTTAAAGAATCAGTCAAAAGACAATTAACTAATGAATTGTCGAAACCAATTGGTTTATTTAAGGGTTTTTGGTTTGGTATCGACCCCCTCAAAATGGCATCGTTtaaccttgaaaaaaaaaaacagaagagtcCTAATCCCCCAAACGCAGCTTGGCAGTCCCACTCCTCTTTTTCTAtctgaaaattgaaaattcattTGGAGAATCCTAGTCCCAAAACGCAGTCCTGCAGCCCCGTAGCCCCGCTCCGCAGCCACTGTCCCTCTTCGTAGTCATCGTCGAACTCTTTTCCTCCGAAGACAGGTGTCACGTGTAAAAACTCTGTCATCGTCGTAGGAAGCTGCGTCGCGTGTGGAAACTTTGTCGTCGTTCTAGGAAGTTGTGTCGCGTTGTAGGAATCTATTTGCTATTGTGTGGAAGTTCTGTCGCCGTCGTCGCCTTCCCTGTTCGAGCTCTTTCTCTCTGTCTTTGCTGGCAGTTCCCACTTCTTTGTCGTTGTAGTcactcccctttctttctctcgcTGCCGGTTAGTATTGTTACTTGgaattatttttgcttgttttttaaTTTGTACTGttgttaataatattaaattgctaattttcaaattttgatactTTTGTAGTTTTGTTAATAATATTGGGTTTAGTGGTTTACTGAATGTCTAAGTTATGAGTTGTTGAATGATTCTGTCAAATATTTTTTGTTGAGTTAATTTTTTCATGGTTTTTTTTTCGCTGTATGTTGTTGGTGATATGGTACAGTGC
This genomic window contains:
- the LOC112791086 gene encoding ultraviolet-B receptor UVR8 — translated: MMNEATDPPRRVLLISAGASHSVALLSGNVVCSWGRGEDGQLGHGDTDDRLLPTKVSALEGQDIVSITCGADHTVAHSVSGKGVYSWGWGDFGRLGHGDHSDLLIPHPITALHGLKVKQIACGDSHCLALTTKGEVLSWGRNQNGQLGLGTANDSLVPQKVQEFQGVAIKMVAAGAEHSAAITEDGVLYGWGWGRYGNLGLGDRNDRSIPERVTVDGEKMIMVACGWRHTICVSCSGAVYTTGWSKYGQLGHGDFEDCLVPCRIQALNKMFISQVSGGWRHTMALTSNGLLFGWGWNKFGQVGVGHNFDCCCPMQVKFPQEQKVSEVACGWRHTIAVTQSGNLYSWGRGANGQLGHGETIDRNCPMIIEALSFDGSFGQNMESSSNEYPSSGKGPFPLSEKYAVVPDENGRKKAINSGMEERVEVEVEANVPQYTHLST